A window of the Nitrososphaerota archaeon genome harbors these coding sequences:
- a CDS encoding retroviral-like aspartic protease family protein, giving the protein MIRNLRALIKTLNIPIFYYLNEKEMIIKSDVELRGLKSSEKCKALVDTGAAMTVIDKYLAEALGVTYTGRRRTLTSATGHKLIGEIAIIKELIIEGEILDYEKVLVVEFNEEVKKTLSKLDVHDSIIIGVTTVELASFIPDITTGKLRKVETFLF; this is encoded by the coding sequence ATGATTAGAAATTTAAGAGCATTAATAAAAACATTAAATATTCCCATTTTCTATTATTTAAATGAGAAAGAAATGATCATTAAATCTGATGTTGAATTAAGAGGTTTAAAAAGTTCTGAGAAATGTAAAGCTTTAGTCGATACTGGTGCTGCTATGACAGTTATAGATAAATACTTAGCTGAAGCATTAGGTGTTACATATACAGGTAGAAGAAGGACACTTACAAGTGCTACTGGACATAAGCTTATAGGTGAAATAGCCATAATCAAAGAATTAATAATTGAAGGTGAAATTTTAGACTATGAAAAAGTACTTGTAGTAGAATTTAATGAAGAAGTTAAAAAAACTTTAAGTAAGCTAGATGTCCACGATTCTATAATCATAGGAGTCACAACCGTGGAACTAGCAAGCTTTATTCCAGATATTACTACTGGTAAACTAAGGAAAGTTGAAACGTTTCTTTTTTAA
- a CDS encoding aminopeptidase, translating into MVSKIKIKKIAEIVVKCINLKIGENVLIRGNNYFQNIIEEIALEIAKNGGIPFISTQSDDYLKRYYELVSEEYIRQTPQHYLGAVERTNVIISMDAFKDPLINTKIPRNKIEANTEAHQPIRDIIHEKQKRWLYLGWPTPEAAKYFKISLRKLEDIIINGILIDYNKLNEKCMKIANVLKEAIKIHVMDNKGTDLYLKINGRRINLDDGIISDEDISIGEVGANLPAGEVFIAPIEEYGEGTLFCPLTRDRFTGKIIKDALLVFKNGKIVLEESNAKKNFDQLKDTIEKCMKIDEKRYSKIGANNICELGIGLNPHIKEAIGYILTDEKIEGSIHVAIGENRGYGGNIASSLHWDFVTSPKITLEIEKKNGEKITIMENGKILI; encoded by the coding sequence ATGGTTAGTAAAATAAAAATTAAAAAAATTGCTGAAATAGTTGTAAAATGTATAAATTTAAAAATTGGAGAAAATGTTTTAATTCGTGGAAATAATTATTTTCAAAATATTATTGAAGAAATAGCTTTAGAAATAGCTAAAAATGGAGGAATACCTTTCATTTCAACTCAAAGCGATGATTATCTTAAAAGATATTATGAATTAGTTTCTGAAGAATATATTAGACAAACTCCACAACATTATTTAGGAGCAGTAGAAAGAACTAATGTAATAATAAGTATGGATGCTTTTAAAGATCCTTTAATAAATACTAAAATTCCAAGAAATAAAATTGAAGCGAATACTGAAGCTCATCAACCTATTAGAGATATTATACATGAAAAACAAAAAAGATGGCTATATTTAGGTTGGCCAACACCTGAAGCAGCAAAATATTTTAAAATATCTCTTAGAAAATTAGAAGATATAATAATAAATGGAATATTAATAGATTATAATAAGCTTAATGAAAAATGCATGAAAATTGCTAATGTACTTAAAGAAGCTATAAAAATTCATGTAATGGATAATAAGGGAACTGATTTATATTTAAAAATAAATGGTAGAAGAATAAATTTAGATGATGGAATAATAAGTGATGAAGATATTTCTATTGGAGAAGTAGGAGCAAATCTTCCAGCAGGAGAAGTATTTATTGCTCCTATTGAAGAATATGGAGAAGGTACTTTATTTTGTCCATTAACAAGAGATAGATTTACAGGTAAAATTATTAAAGATGCTTTATTAGTTTTTAAGAATGGAAAAATTGTTTTAGAAGAAAGTAATGCAAAGAAAAATTTTGATCAATTAAAAGATACTATAGAGAAATGTATGAAAATTGATGAAAAAAGATATTCAAAAATAGGAGCAAATAATATTTGTGAATTAGGAATAGGTTTAAATCCACATATTAAAGAAGCTATAGGATATATTTTAACTGATGAAAAAATTGAAGGTTCAATACATGTTGCTATAGGAGAAAATAGAGGATATGGAGGGAATATAGCATCTTCACTCCATTGGGATTTTGTTACTTCTCCAAAAATTACATTGGAAATTGAAAAGAAAAATGGAGAAAAAATAACAATAATGGAAAATGGAAAAATATTAATCTAA